Proteins encoded by one window of Arachis hypogaea cultivar Tifrunner chromosome 1, arahy.Tifrunner.gnm2.J5K5, whole genome shotgun sequence:
- the LOC112697244 gene encoding enhanced ethylene response protein 5, giving the protein MAYMSMGEAHRRITEYLNRFSDAVSSQDGASLKSLFAVSSDSHFLLSLADALNIFHDAPRLLKNSDNYGQYSDIILPLFRCLQSYRQSNLLEAYTAFEKAANAFIQEFRNWESAWAMEALYAIVYDIRVLAEKADRELASNGKSPEKLKGAGSFLMKVFGVLAGKGSKRVGALYVTCQLFKIYFKLGTVHLCRSVIRSIETARIFDFEEFPKRDKVTYMYYTGRLEVFNENFPAADHKLSYALEHCNPRSEANIRMILKHLIPVKLSIGILPTNMLLEKYSLLEYSDIVQALRRGDLRLLRRALQDHENRFLRSGVYLVLEKLELQVYQRLVKKIYIIQKQKDPSKAHQVKLDVIVKALKWLEIDMDVEEVECIMAILIYKNLMKGYFAHKSKVVVLSKQDPFPKLNGKPVNS; this is encoded by the exons ATGGCTTACATGAGCATGGGGGAAGCTCATAGAAGGATCACGGAGTACCTCAACCGTTTCTCCGACGCCGTGTCGTCCCAAGACGGTGCTTCGTTGAAGTCACTCTTCGCCGTCTCGTCCGACTCCCATTTCCTCCTCTCCCTCGCCGACGCCCTCAACATCTTCCACGACGCCCCAAGGCTCCTCAAGAACTCCGATAACTACGGCCAGTACTCTGACATCATCCTCCCACTCTTCCGCTGCCTCCAGAGCTACCGTCAATCGAATTTGCTCGAAGCCTACACCGCCTTTGAAAAAGCCGCCAA TGCGTTTATACAGGAGTTTCGAAACTGGGAATCTGCCTGGGCTATGGAGGCTTTATATGCCATTGTTTATGATATTAGGGTTCTTGCCGAGAAG GCGGATAGAGAGTTAGCTTCCAATGGGAAATCCCCGGAGAAATTGAAAGGAGCTGGTTCCTTCCTTATGAAAGTATTTGGTGTTCTTGCG GGAAAAGGTTCTAAGCGTGTTGGGGCACTATATGTAACTTGCCAGTTGTTCAAGATTTACTTTAAG TTGGGTACAGTTCATCTTTGCCGTAGTGTGATACGGAGTATTGAAACTGCACGCATATTTGACTTTGAGGAATTTCCTAAGAGAGACAAG GTTACTTACATGTACTATACTGGCCGTCTTGAAGTTTTCAATGAAAATTTTCCTGCA GCTGATCATAAATTATCATATGCCTTAGAGCATTGCAACCCACGGAGTGAAGCCAATATAAG GATGATTCTTAAACATCTTATCCCGGTGAAGCTTTCAATAGGCATATTACCTACAAATATGCTTTTGGAGAAGTACAGTCTGCTTGAG TACAGTGACATTGTGCAAGCTCTCAGAAGGGGGGATCTGCGGCTTCTTCGGCGTGCACTCCAAGATCATGAGAACAG GTTCTTGAGATCAGGCGTATATCTTGTCCTAGAGAAGTTGGAACTTCAAGTATACCAGAGATTAGTAAAGAAGAT TTACATTATTCAAAAGCAGAAGGACCCAAGTAAAGCCCATCAGGTGAAGTTGGATGTTATTGTTAAAGCATTGAAATGGCTTGAAATTGACATGGATGTTGAAGAG GTAGAGTGTATAATGGCCATTCTGATATATAAGAATC